A window of Candidatus Saccharibacteria bacterium contains these coding sequences:
- a CDS encoding RNA-binding protein: MKLFVGSLPFSTTDDELRELFSAHGTVDSARVMTDRETNRSRGFGFVEMGNDDEAKKAIEALNNSDIGGRNIVVNEARPREDRPRRDFNGGGGYDRNGGGNGGSFRQRSW, from the coding sequence GTGAAACTTTTTGTAGGCAGCCTGCCTTTCTCTACGACTGACGACGAACTGCGCGAGCTCTTTAGCGCGCACGGTACCGTTGACTCAGCTCGCGTCATGACTGACCGCGAGACCAACCGCTCACGCGGTTTTGGCTTCGTAGAAATGGGCAACGATGATGAAGCCAAGAAAGCCATCGAAGCACTGAACAACAGTGATATCGGCGGCCGCAACATCGTCGTCAACGAAGCTCGTCCCCGCGAAGACCGCCCACGCCGTGATTTTAACGGTGGCGGCGGTTACGACCGCAATGGCGGTGGTAACGGTGGCAGCTTCCGTCAGCGTAGCTGGTAA